AACTCATCCGAACTGCCTCAATAACTGTAACTCCTACAAATACTGTAACTAGTTTCTTATAGTTTTGTTAAGTAAATTAAAATTACAGGGCAATTGCCGGATATGATAAATTCCGAGTTTAGAAATTAACGATATAGATTCTTGCTCTATTGGGAGGCATGATGTTTGAAGCTTTAGCTAATATTAACTGGGAAGTTATTTTTCAATTGCTGTTCGTTGCAATGATTATGTTAGCTGGTCCAGCAGTGATATTTGTATTAGCTTTCCGCAATGGGGATATGTAAAATTTGATACTTGTACTGAAAGTTAAGAAAACTGAATGACAAGTTAAGAAAAGGTGTTTTTTGTCAAGGTTTGTGTAGGAATAGAAAGTAAAAGCAACTCTCGTATTTCCTTTTGTCTTTCTTGGGCATAACACTTGTAATTATTGATTTGTCAAATTATTGTGAGAGACGTAGCTTGCTGCGTCTCTATTATTTTATGTCTTTGTCTTGATTTTGGCTCAATTTTCAAGCTTTGGTGATACTGCGGGGTGGGGATATTGGGTGTCATTGAGGCTTGCGATATTTATCTGGCAAAATATGCACAACGATAGATGTAATAGTGCGTAGAGCCTAACCTAAAATACAGTCTGGTCAATTGTGAATGATTAATTTAAATTGGCACAAATCTGCTAATTTACAGATATTGAAACAAACCCAATGCTAAACGTAAACCGTTGGCGGCAGAAAAATTCCTCTCCTCAATCATCCTCTATCAGAATTAGGCAAAATGGTGTCATCAAAATCACCGCTAGCTTTGCAATATTCGTCGGTTTAATTGTTCTGTTGGGCTGGTGGCTAGATATTGATACTATTAAGACATTTTTTTCTCTTAGTCAGTCATCAATGAAGGTAAATACAGCCTGCTGTTTTTTGCTTGCAGGAATAGGTTTAATTCTGTTTTTGCCAAAATCAGGCAGGGCAAAGCTCTACTCTCGCGCAGTTTGTCGATTCTGTGCCGGGGTAATTTTTCTGATAGGGGGACTAACTTTATTAGAGTATTTACTTGGGTGGAATTTGGGCATTGATCGCTTAGTTTTTGGGGAGCAATTAACTAGGGGAAGTACGCTTTTTCCTGGGAGGATGGGGTTTAATACTGCGATTAATTTTGTCTTACTAGGTAGGGCATTAGAACTATTAGCTAAACCGAAAAGTCCGCGAAGTTTCTGGTTATCCCAAAGTTTGACACTAACTGCGACTATTATGGCTTTACAGGCTTTGATAGGGTATGTCTATGAAGTCAAAATATTCTATGGGATATTACCAAACACAACGGTGATGGCATTGCATACAGCCATAACTTTTCTTGTGTTGTCCTTTGGTATTCTCTGGGTAGAACCAGAACAGGGTTTAATGGCAGTAATCACCAACCAAAGTGATGGAGGTTTGTTATTACGTCGTCTATTAATTGGGGCGATCGCTGCTCCTTTAATTCTGGGTTGGTTGATTTTGTTGGGAATAAAAGCCGGGGAATATAGTACCGCCTTTGCAATTTCTTTATTTACCCTGGTTATCATAGTTATTTTTGCTTTATTGATTTGGGTGACAGCTGCTGCGATGCAAGGTTTAACCAAGGAACGCGATCGCACTGTTCAAGCATTACACCTTCAAGAAGCGAAACTCCGTAGTTTTGTCGAAGCCAATATTATTGGAATTATTAGTGCAGATTTGTATGGTGGTATATATGAAGCCAATGATAAATTTCTAGACATGATTGGCTATACCAGGGAAGACTTCGTGACAGGTAAAGTCAATTGGAAAAATATTACACCCCCAGAATACACAGAATTAGAAATAGAAATCATTAATCAAGCTAAAATCACTGGCTCCTGTCTACCCTACGAAAAAAAATATATCCATCGAGATGGACATTTAGTACCAGTTGTCGTTGGTTTTAGCTTGGTAGGAGAAGAACAAAATGAGGCGATCGCCTTTATCCTCGACTTGAGCGATCGCCAGCAAGCAGAAACTGCCCTGCGGGAGAGTGAAGCCAGATTTCGCCTTGCCTTTAATAATATTCCTGATGTTTTTGTGATTTATGATGCTCAGAGAAGATTCCAGTTCGTCAACAATAGCGCCATCGAGCGTATACAAAAACCCTCATCTGCAATTATTGGCTGCACCGACGAAGAAATTTTGCCCCCAGAAGTCACAAATGTCTATTTACCTACCCTGATTCAAGCTACTCAAACTGCCACCCCCCAAACCCTAGAGACACAATTTCCTGTAGGTAATGATACGAGCCACCTCCTGATCAAGTACGTACCAATCCTGAATGAGCAAGGAAAAATGTCTCAAATTCTCGGCTTTGCTGAGGATATTACTGCCCAGAAACGAGTCGAAGCTACCCTACGCAATCAGCAAAAATGGTTGGAATATATCCTCAACCTCATGCCCCTCGCCTTCTTGTTGATTGAACCGGAAACAGCAAAAGTGACTTTTGCCAATAGAACTGCTGATATTTTAGCTGGGGGAGAATTTCCTAAAGGAAAACCTGGAGACGAGTATCACACGATATATTACTGTACGGATGAAAACGGCGATCGCATCCCCAATGCCCAAATGCCAGGGGTGAGGGTTGCCAAAGGAGAACGATTAGAAGGGGTAGAAATGGATTGGCACACCCCCACAGGTATTCGCTCTCTCCTGATATATGCCGATACCTTACCCACCATGCACGGCTATCCGGCAACCTGTGTATTAGTTTTTCAAGATATCAGCAACCTAAAAAATGTCGAAAAAGCTCTCAGCTTAGGATATAAAAGACTACACCTTTTATTTGATACAGCTAATGAACTACTGACAAGTCAAGATCCTGTAGTTCTAGTTGAGAACGTTTTCAGTAAACTTGCAGAGCAAATCAGGTTAGATGTTTACTTCAATTACTTAGTTGAGGAAAACGGTACTATCCTCAAACTCGCTTCCTATCGTGGAATTTCGGAAGCCGTCGCCGAAACCATTCAATGGTTAGAATTTGGGCAAGCTACCTGTGGCGTTGTCGCCCAAGAACGTCGCCCTATGGGTTTACAGAAGGTTCAGGAGCGCACTGATAACACCACGGAATTTATTCGCAGCGTCGGGATTCAAGCCTACTATTGCTGTCCATTGATTGCCCAGGGGAAGTTATTGGGAACCCTGGGATTTGGTAGTTGCTGTCGTTCCCAGTTCACTCAGAATGAAATTGGCATGATGCAAGCGGTATGCGATCAGGTAGCCACTGCCCTAGAGCGGGCAAGTTTAATCGCAGATTTGCAGGCACAAACTGAGCAACTGCGCGAAGCTAACCGCATGAAAGACGAATTTTTAGCCATACTCTCCCATGAATTGCGATCGCCACTGAATGCGATTCTAGGTTGGGCACAATTATTACGTTCGCGCAAACTTAGTGAAGTCCAAATTACCAAAGCCATTGAAACCATTGAACGTAACGCCAAAGCCCAAACCCAGCTAATTGAAGATTTACTGGATATTTCCCGGATGATTCGCGGACAGTTGCAGTTGAATGTCAAAAACTGCGATTTAATGAGAATTATCGAAGCAGCATTAGATACGGTTAATCTGGCTGCCCAAGCCAAGGATATTCATTTGATAACCCGCCTTGACCCCAGGGCGACTATGATTACAGGTGATAGCGATCGCCTGCAACAAGTTATTTGGAACTTACTTTCCAACGCCATCAAATTCACGCCCCAGGGTGGTAACGTCACCATAGAATTAACAGTTACATCCCCAGAAAGTTCAGCAAAATCTCGCCCGCACTTAGCTCAACTACGGGTGATAGATACAGGTATTGGTATCACTGCGGAATTTTTGCCCTACGTCTTTGACAGATTTCGTCAAGCAGATAGCTCCAGTACCCGCTCCCATGGTGGGCTAGGTTTAGGATTGGCGATCGTCCGCCATTTAGTAGAAATGCACGGTGGTACAGTTCATGTAGCCAGCCCAGGAAAAGACTTAGGTAGTATCTTCACCATCTACCTGCCCCTAGTCAAAACCGTTAATCCCCCCATATCCACAGATGTCTCTGCCCCAGAAAATCTTCTACCTAACTCCCTGCGGGGTATTCGAGTGTTAGTCGTAGACGATGAAGCAGACAGTAGGGAATTTCTCACAACTGTATTGGAACAATCTGAAGCAGAAGTTGAAACTGCTAGCTCAGTCGCTCAAGCATTAGAAATTATCCGTCAGTCTTTACCAGATGTAATTGTCAGCGATATTGGTATGCCCATGGAAGACGGCTATTCCTTCATCCGCAAACTGCGATCGCTCCCCCCCGAAGCCGGAGGAAAAATACCAGCTACCGCCCTCACTGCCTATGCTAGAGCCGAAGACAGACGACAAGCTCTGCAAGCCGGTTTTCAACTTCACCTCCCCAAACCCATCGATCCATCCGAATTAATCACCGTTGTTGCCAGTCTCGCCAAACGTCCCGCATCTTTTTAATCCGCATTATCAACTGGCACACCTATCACCCTAGGGTAAAATACACACCATATACCCCAAATACGCGGTAAATTTATATTTCTTCTCTCACTCTTGGGGAGATGAATTGTGACAATATCAAAAGTGATTGATTTGACTTGATATTAACTTCTTATCAGCTAACCCCCATCCGAAAAAGTTGATAAGAGATTTGTATTCAAACACACAAGACACATCTCAGGTTGCATATTACATAAGAACTTAACATACATAAACCTGATAGAGATATCTCATTTTCAAAGATATTCTGGAAGCACCAAGTCGCGGATTGCTTACCCGTTGTTTTTCCTTGACGTTTTCTGTCTAGGTAGCAATTTTCATCAGGGCTTATGTCAGTCCTTATGGGACTAATTTTACATCTCAACTCTCAGTAATTATTAAAAATTTTTGTTCCTGATATGATTTCCACCCAAGAAAAACCCACTCAATCAGCATTTAGCAACTCAATCATCAGTCATCTCCAAGTTAATTTTTTCCATGAAGTTATTGAAGGTATCCAAGATGGGATTCTAATTGCCACTGATACAGGTAATATTGTTTACAGCAATACCACTGCCCAACATATCTGCCGACAATTACAACCGGAATCCCAACAATCTCTCCAACTACCACCGAGTATTCAGAAAATTTGTTCTTTTCTCATTGAAAATAAAAGTTTGTTTCCCAATCAAACTATTACCCTCTCTGATGAAATCTTAGTTGACCAATTACACATTTTCCGAGTCAGGGTAAGATTTTTAGAGCTAAAAACTATCACATCTCCCTATATCCTGATCACCATTGAAAACTGCTATGAAAGCATCAAGAACACAACATTTTCGGAAATCAAACAGTATAACTTGACACAGAGAGAATCGGAAATTTGGTCTTTATATCGAGCTAAATATAGCTATAAAGAAATAGCTCAAAAGTTTTTTATCTCTCTGAATACTGTGAAAAAACACATGAAAAACATTCATGCCAAGCGTCATGCTTTCTTAGAATTGCAGCACCATTGATATCCCATAATGTCTTGCCCGACAATATCAAATCACACTGAGAATTATTTGCATTCTTTCAACTTATTTAATACAGCTAAAGCGTGACCTTTGGTTTTGACGTTTGACCAAATATAAATAATTTCCTGTTGGGGGTTGACTAAAAAAGTCGAGCGAATTACGCCCATATATTCCTTACCCATAAACTTTTTTAAACCCCAAACATCATAAAGCTCACATACTTGATGTTGGGAATCACTTAAAAGTTGAATTTTGAGATCATGCTTATCAATGAATTTACAGTGTGATTTTTCCGAGTCAGGACTAATACCAAGAATATTTGCACCTAAATCTCGAAAATCTTGAGAATATTCTGTAAAATCCTTTGCTTCAGTTGTGCATCCTGGTGTGTCATCCTTAGGATAGAAATAAATTACCAGCCATTGAGATACAAAGTCCTCTAAACTGACTAAGCTTCCATTTTGATTTGTGATGCTAAAACTTGGTGCTTTCTGTCCAACTTGCAACATAATTTGTAATCGTAAATATTGGCAATTTCCTGTAAAGCAAATATTATCATTGATAGGTGTTGCTGGTGAGTAGAGAATGACGTGGAGTTCATTAAAGGATAGGTTTCAGCAATTACCCTTAGTTCTAGCTGGACCAATTTTACGGCGTACTGAACCAAATCAAGTAACTGTCTGGATTGCCCTTAAGGAAAAGCGTACTGTCACCCTAGAAATTTTGAATAGTCAGGGAAGAAAATTATTCCATGGTAGTTATCAAACACTCCAGTTAGGAACTAATTTACATATTGTGGCAGTAACTGCATACAGCATGGTAAATTTACTGAATGACCATGAAACATATTTCTATAATTTAGATTTTGGTTATGGGCAAAAACTTTCTCACCCAGGTATAATTACGGCGACAGGAGAACTCTCGCCCATCACCTATCCGCAATATCAACTACCGAGCTTTTGCCTGCCACCAGCAAATATTAGTCAGTTACGTTTGCTACACGGTTCCTGTCGGAAACCCCATGGTGAAAGCTTAGATGCCTTGGCAACTGTTGATAAAATGATTGCTGAAGCTTTAATAAATAATCCTGAGAAACGACCTCATCAATTATTTTTAACTGGTGATCAAATCTATGCTGATGATGTGGCAGATGGTTTGTTATTCATGTTAATGGATGCGGTACCGACGTTGTTAGGATGGTCAGAAAAACTACCAGATGTAGATAATAATTTAGAATTAAATCCGGGGAGACGGAATCGTTTAGCGACACAAG
The Calothrix sp. 336/3 DNA segment above includes these coding regions:
- the psb30 gene encoding photosystem II reaction center protein Ycf12/Psb30 is translated as MFEALANINWEVIFQLLFVAMIMLAGPAVIFVLAFRNGDM
- a CDS encoding ATP-binding protein, translated to MLNVNRWRQKNSSPQSSSIRIRQNGVIKITASFAIFVGLIVLLGWWLDIDTIKTFFSLSQSSMKVNTACCFLLAGIGLILFLPKSGRAKLYSRAVCRFCAGVIFLIGGLTLLEYLLGWNLGIDRLVFGEQLTRGSTLFPGRMGFNTAINFVLLGRALELLAKPKSPRSFWLSQSLTLTATIMALQALIGYVYEVKIFYGILPNTTVMALHTAITFLVLSFGILWVEPEQGLMAVITNQSDGGLLLRRLLIGAIAAPLILGWLILLGIKAGEYSTAFAISLFTLVIIVIFALLIWVTAAAMQGLTKERDRTVQALHLQEAKLRSFVEANIIGIISADLYGGIYEANDKFLDMIGYTREDFVTGKVNWKNITPPEYTELEIEIINQAKITGSCLPYEKKYIHRDGHLVPVVVGFSLVGEEQNEAIAFILDLSDRQQAETALRESEARFRLAFNNIPDVFVIYDAQRRFQFVNNSAIERIQKPSSAIIGCTDEEILPPEVTNVYLPTLIQATQTATPQTLETQFPVGNDTSHLLIKYVPILNEQGKMSQILGFAEDITAQKRVEATLRNQQKWLEYILNLMPLAFLLIEPETAKVTFANRTADILAGGEFPKGKPGDEYHTIYYCTDENGDRIPNAQMPGVRVAKGERLEGVEMDWHTPTGIRSLLIYADTLPTMHGYPATCVLVFQDISNLKNVEKALSLGYKRLHLLFDTANELLTSQDPVVLVENVFSKLAEQIRLDVYFNYLVEENGTILKLASYRGISEAVAETIQWLEFGQATCGVVAQERRPMGLQKVQERTDNTTEFIRSVGIQAYYCCPLIAQGKLLGTLGFGSCCRSQFTQNEIGMMQAVCDQVATALERASLIADLQAQTEQLREANRMKDEFLAILSHELRSPLNAILGWAQLLRSRKLSEVQITKAIETIERNAKAQTQLIEDLLDISRMIRGQLQLNVKNCDLMRIIEAALDTVNLAAQAKDIHLITRLDPRATMITGDSDRLQQVIWNLLSNAIKFTPQGGNVTIELTVTSPESSAKSRPHLAQLRVIDTGIGITAEFLPYVFDRFRQADSSSTRSHGGLGLGLAIVRHLVEMHGGTVHVASPGKDLGSIFTIYLPLVKTVNPPISTDVSAPENLLPNSLRGIRVLVVDDEADSREFLTTVLEQSEAEVETASSVAQALEIIRQSLPDVIVSDIGMPMEDGYSFIRKLRSLPPEAGGKIPATALTAYARAEDRRQALQAGFQLHLPKPIDPSELITVVASLAKRPASF
- a CDS encoding helix-turn-helix transcriptional regulator; this encodes MISTQEKPTQSAFSNSIISHLQVNFFHEVIEGIQDGILIATDTGNIVYSNTTAQHICRQLQPESQQSLQLPPSIQKICSFLIENKSLFPNQTITLSDEILVDQLHIFRVRVRFLELKTITSPYILITIENCYESIKNTTFSEIKQYNLTQRESEIWSLYRAKYSYKEIAQKFFISLNTVKKHMKNIHAKRHAFLELQHH
- the bcp gene encoding thioredoxin-dependent thiol peroxidase; this translates as MLQVGQKAPSFSITNQNGSLVSLEDFVSQWLVIYFYPKDDTPGCTTEAKDFTEYSQDFRDLGANILGISPDSEKSHCKFIDKHDLKIQLLSDSQHQVCELYDVWGLKKFMGKEYMGVIRSTFLVNPQQEIIYIWSNVKTKGHALAVLNKLKECK